From the genome of Nitrososphaerota archaeon, one region includes:
- a CDS encoding 50S ribosomal protein L19e: MNLRSKRRLAASVMGVGLDRVIFDDEYSDLIQDAITRSTIRGLIGFGAIHAAPEKGVSRGRFRERSAKLKRGRGSGSTEGSAHARNPRKQQWITKVRALRWRLKVAKDRKELTQASYKKLYKQVKGGQVRGVKHLLDLMKEAKK; the protein is encoded by the coding sequence TTGAATCTAAGAAGTAAGCGCAGGCTCGCCGCCTCCGTCATGGGCGTGGGACTGGACAGAGTGATCTTCGACGATGAATACTCAGACCTGATCCAGGACGCCATCACCCGCAGCACAATCCGCGGGCTGATCGGGTTCGGCGCGATCCACGCGGCCCCCGAGAAAGGTGTGTCGCGCGGAAGGTTCAGGGAAAGGTCGGCGAAGCTGAAGCGCGGCCGGGGCTCAGGCTCGACGGAAGGAAGCGCCCACGCGCGCAACCCGAGGAAGCAACAGTGGATCACCAAGGTGCGCGCCCTGAGATGGCGGCTGAAGGTCGCGAAGGACAGGAAGGAGTTGACCCAGGCGTCCTACAAGAAGCTCTACAAGCAGGTGAAGGGAGGACAGGTCAGGGGAGTCAAGCATCTCCTGGACCTGATGAAGGAGGCAAAGAAGTAA
- a CDS encoding 50S ribosomal protein L15, with amino-acid sequence MPTRVRKSRRYRGMRTHGYGQIGQHRHSGSRGGHGNAGLHKHKWSWMIQNDPDHFGRDPFRPPSYYLKPTHVINVGDLDSLAKGKSVDLSSLGIQKLLGSGSVKGAYEVKVASITKNAQAKIEAAGGKVALEE; translated from the coding sequence ATGCCGACCAGAGTCCGGAAGAGCAGGCGCTATCGGGGCATGAGGACCCACGGCTACGGGCAGATAGGGCAGCATCGCCACTCCGGAAGCAGGGGGGGCCACGGCAACGCAGGCCTGCACAAGCACAAGTGGAGCTGGATGATCCAGAACGACCCCGACCACTTCGGCAGGGACCCGTTCCGGCCTCCAAGTTACTACCTGAAGCCGACCCATGTGATCAACGTCGGGGACCTCGACTCGCTCGCCAAGGGGAAGTCAGTGGACCTCTCCTCACTGGGCATACAGAAGCTGCTGGGCTCGGGAAGCGTCAAGGGCGCCTACGAGGTCAAGGTCGCCTCAATAACCAAGAATGCTCAGGCTAAAATAGAGGCCGCGGGCGGAAAGGTAGCACTCGAGGAGTAA
- the secY gene encoding preprotein translocase subunit SecY — protein sequence MREFIKSVGTVLPEIPKPERKPGLNERFIWTGLALIAYLVMATTPLFGFGGPGHQQDQLAFLRVVFASTQGTLMELGIGPIVTSGLILQLLVGSDIIKLDMSNPADRAIFGSSTKFLTFIVIVGESLAYILGGALGVLTGNQELVIFVQLFIASVLVLLLDEMIQKGWGIGSGVSLFILAGVCQTVMWYTFSPFTVRATSTTTEIFGFIPALISSFFTHTLPDIVIRGYRYPSLLTFTLTLVMLLVLVYIEGIRVELPITSIKYRGFQGVYPIKLLYVSNIPVILVSALGANVTFFTRILYNYAGSSSNSWLNYLGTWPAPVNGTQSSYPNGGLVYYITAPQGVNATVADPIHSLIYLFYLVGMAVLFARLWVEIGGLNPRAVAKNLMDANVQVPGFRRTGLSIEQVLNRYIPTLTIIGGILIGLVAGVSDLFGVFGTGIGILLMVDIVLQYYQMLLKEQVEEISPALAGLIGAG from the coding sequence ATGCGCGAGTTCATCAAGAGCGTAGGGACTGTCCTTCCCGAGATTCCGAAGCCCGAACGCAAGCCTGGCCTCAACGAGCGGTTCATCTGGACTGGCCTGGCCCTAATCGCTTACCTTGTCATGGCCACGACCCCGCTCTTCGGCTTCGGTGGGCCAGGCCACCAGCAGGACCAGCTCGCGTTCCTGAGGGTCGTCTTCGCGTCCACCCAGGGGACCCTCATGGAACTGGGCATCGGGCCCATCGTCACGTCCGGTCTAATACTCCAACTCCTCGTCGGCAGCGACATCATCAAGCTCGACATGAGCAACCCCGCAGACAGGGCCATCTTCGGCTCATCGACGAAGTTCCTGACGTTCATCGTAATCGTTGGAGAGTCGCTGGCCTACATCCTGGGCGGGGCCCTCGGGGTCCTGACTGGCAACCAGGAGCTGGTCATCTTCGTCCAGCTCTTCATCGCGAGCGTGCTCGTCCTGCTCCTAGACGAGATGATTCAGAAGGGATGGGGGATCGGCAGCGGGGTCAGCCTCTTCATCCTCGCCGGCGTCTGCCAGACCGTCATGTGGTACACCTTCTCCCCCTTCACAGTCCGCGCCACATCTACGACGACGGAGATATTCGGCTTCATCCCCGCCCTCATCAGCTCATTCTTCACCCACACCCTCCCGGACATCGTGATCAGGGGGTACAGATACCCGAGCCTCTTGACCTTCACCCTCACCCTGGTCATGCTCCTCGTCCTAGTATACATCGAGGGCATCAGGGTCGAGCTCCCCATCACCTCCATCAAGTACAGGGGCTTCCAGGGAGTCTATCCAATCAAGCTCCTCTACGTCTCGAACATCCCCGTCATCCTGGTCTCTGCTCTCGGGGCGAACGTCACCTTTTTCACGAGGATCCTGTACAACTATGCCGGGAGTTCCAGCAACTCATGGTTGAACTACCTTGGCACCTGGCCCGCCCCGGTCAACGGTACCCAGTCCTCCTACCCGAACGGCGGGCTTGTGTACTACATCACCGCCCCCCAGGGGGTTAATGCGACCGTCGCAGACCCAATTCACTCCCTCATCTACCTCTTCTATCTCGTTGGAATGGCGGTCCTCTTCGCCAGGCTCTGGGTCGAAATAGGCGGCCTGAATCCGAGGGCCGTCGCCAAGAACCTGATGGACGCCAACGTCCAGGTCCCAGGGTTCCGCAGGACGGGGCTCTCGATCGAGCAGGTGCTGAACAGGTACATACCCACCCTGACCATCATAGGGGGAATTCTGATCGGCCTTGTCGCCGGCGTGTCAGACCTGTTCGGGGTCTTCGGCACAGGCATAGGCATCCTGCTGATGGTGGACATAGTGCTCCAGTACTACCAGATGCTCCTGAAGGAGCAGGTGGAAGAGATATCGCCGGCCCTTGCCGGGCTGATAGGGGCAGGGTAG
- a CDS encoding 50S ribosomal protein L6: MSTSQVAQQAVKMPEGVSVKLEERTLTVKGKLGEAKKHFDKVGVNIGVEGDSVIISPFSKKKKDNVIINTVASLINNMITGVTKGYTYKLKVVYAHFPISVKVKGDEIHVENFVGERSPRIAKIVGSCKASVEGDDVIVKGVSLEDVGQTAANVELATKVKRKDSRIFLDGLYIYVKEVGL; encoded by the coding sequence TTGTCTACTAGCCAGGTCGCGCAGCAGGCAGTCAAGATGCCCGAAGGCGTCAGCGTGAAGCTTGAAGAGAGGACGCTGACAGTCAAGGGGAAGCTGGGAGAGGCCAAGAAGCACTTCGACAAGGTCGGGGTGAACATCGGGGTTGAAGGGGACAGCGTGATCATATCTCCCTTCTCCAAGAAGAAGAAGGACAACGTCATCATCAACACAGTCGCGAGCCTGATCAACAACATGATCACGGGCGTGACCAAGGGGTACACCTACAAGCTCAAGGTGGTCTACGCCCACTTCCCGATCTCGGTAAAGGTCAAGGGGGACGAAATCCACGTGGAGAACTTCGTCGGCGAGCGCTCCCCCAGGATCGCCAAGATCGTCGGCAGCTGCAAGGCGTCGGTCGAAGGGGACGACGTCATCGTCAAGGGGGTCTCCCTCGAAGACGTGGGCCAGACGGCAGCCAACGTAGAGCTCGCGACCAAGGTGAAAAGGAAGGACTCGAGGATCTTCCTCGACGGACTCTATATCTACGTGAAGGAAGTGGGGCTCTAG
- a CDS encoding 30S ribosomal protein S5, with product MSSFGRGRREEEEQVWVPRTKLGKLVNEGKITSLEEVFRTGQRVREAEIVKKLLPDLRNEVVGVSVVQKQTDAGELTRFSAVVAVGNGAGWFGVGKGKAMQTRDAIEKATVQALLNIIPVKLGCGSWECRCGGTHSVPYRIRGKAGSVTVQAMPGPRGLGLVAGPALKNLLQLAGVKDAWIRTFGSTNTMSSLANAVYDAFRMSHGLNV from the coding sequence ATGTCATCCTTCGGCAGGGGAAGGCGTGAAGAGGAGGAGCAGGTGTGGGTGCCGAGGACGAAGCTGGGCAAACTGGTCAACGAAGGCAAGATCACGTCCCTGGAAGAGGTATTCAGGACAGGCCAGAGGGTGCGCGAAGCGGAGATAGTGAAAAAACTCCTCCCGGACCTCAGGAACGAGGTCGTAGGGGTCAGCGTAGTCCAGAAGCAGACCGACGCCGGGGAGCTGACGCGATTCTCAGCGGTCGTCGCAGTGGGGAACGGGGCCGGCTGGTTCGGGGTCGGCAAGGGCAAGGCCATGCAGACCCGGGATGCCATTGAGAAGGCGACGGTCCAGGCGCTTCTGAACATCATACCGGTGAAGCTCGGCTGCGGGAGCTGGGAGTGCAGGTGCGGAGGGACTCACTCTGTCCCCTACAGGATCAGAGGGAAGGCCGGGAGCGTGACTGTGCAGGCCATGCCGGGCCCGAGGGGACTAGGGCTCGTGGCCGGACCTGCCCTCAAGAACCTGCTTCAGCTTGCCGGCGTCAAGGACGCATGGATCCGGACCTTCGGCTCCACCAACACGATGTCCTCCCTGGCCAACGCAGTCTACGACGCCTTCCGGATGTCCCACGGGCTCAACGTATAG
- a CDS encoding 50S ribosomal protein L30, with product MVPDDASTLGMLRLCKDHVAWAPVDADLLATLLKKRGMVSTTKGLDAAALKALGFKKPEDLAEKMLKEGMRLSAVEGIRPFFRLAPPRGGFKQSMRRQYTERGMLGSNPKLADIVKRMV from the coding sequence GTGGTCCCCGACGACGCTTCCACCCTGGGGATGCTCAGGCTCTGCAAGGACCACGTGGCCTGGGCCCCCGTGGACGCCGACCTGCTGGCGACCCTCCTGAAGAAGCGCGGGATGGTCAGCACGACCAAGGGCCTGGACGCCGCCGCTTTGAAGGCCCTGGGCTTCAAGAAGCCAGAAGACCTGGCGGAGAAGATGCTGAAGGAAGGGATGCGCCTCTCGGCAGTCGAAGGGATCAGGCCCTTCTTCCGGCTCGCCCCTCCGAGGGGGGGTTTCAAGCAGTCCATGAGGCGGCAGTACACGGAAAGGGGGATGCTGGGGAGCAACCCCAAGCTGGCAGACATTGTGAAGAGGATGGTCTAG
- a CDS encoding 30S ribosomal protein S8 — MAATNVLSNLFASLQNAELRNKRECVVIPASKLASEVLKVLQKRRYLGEFEHIDDGVGGKLKVQLLGRINRCGVISPRFAVKSAKLVDWEHRYLPAVGVGTLIVSTPQGVMSHAEAQEKKIGGRLVGFVY, encoded by the coding sequence CTCCAGAACGCGGAGCTGAGGAACAAGCGAGAGTGCGTGGTCATCCCCGCTTCGAAGCTTGCGAGCGAGGTCCTGAAGGTCCTGCAGAAGAGGCGCTACCTAGGTGAATTCGAGCACATCGACGACGGAGTCGGTGGGAAGCTGAAGGTCCAGCTCCTCGGGCGGATAAACAGGTGCGGCGTCATCTCGCCACGCTTCGCCGTGAAGTCGGCCAAGCTGGTCGATTGGGAGCACAGGTACCTCCCGGCCGTGGGGGTCGGGACCCTGATTGTCTCAACGCCTCAGGGAGTGATGTCGCACGCAGAAGCCCAGGAAAAGAAGATCGGCGGGAGGCTTGTGGGATTTGTCTACTAG
- a CDS encoding 50S ribosomal protein L18: MSTHVPLLRRRREGVTDYRSRKRAITSKGVLLVVRISNKNVSAQFVQPTVKGDMVVASAHSRELPQLGWHGSLKSTPACYLLGMVAGKKALAKGVKEAFLYNGLDPFIRGGRMVAFAKGVVDAGVSVPIGEEALPSEERLSGKSISEYAAKLSSESKEAYEKTFASLLKAGFKPEDYPSHFEKTKAAIAGEKK; encoded by the coding sequence ATGTCCACCCACGTCCCATTGCTCCGCAGAAGGAGAGAGGGCGTCACCGACTACAGGTCGAGGAAGCGGGCGATCACCTCCAAGGGGGTCCTGCTGGTCGTGCGCATTTCGAACAAGAACGTCTCGGCACAGTTCGTGCAACCCACGGTCAAGGGAGACATGGTGGTCGCGTCCGCGCACTCGCGAGAGCTACCGCAGCTCGGCTGGCACGGATCGCTGAAGTCGACCCCTGCCTGCTACCTGCTCGGGATGGTCGCGGGCAAGAAGGCCCTGGCCAAGGGTGTGAAGGAGGCATTCCTCTACAACGGGCTTGACCCGTTCATCCGCGGGGGCAGGATGGTGGCCTTCGCCAAGGGGGTGGTCGACGCCGGAGTCAGCGTCCCCATCGGCGAGGAGGCGCTGCCGTCAGAGGAGAGGCTGTCCGGAAAGTCGATCTCGGAGTACGCGGCCAAGCTTTCGTCTGAATCCAAGGAGGCCTACGAGAAGACCTTCGCATCGCTCCTCAAGGCGGGCTTCAAGCCAGAGGACTACCCCAGCCACTTTGAGAAGACGAAGGCAGCGATCGCAGGGGAGAAGAAGTAA
- a CDS encoding 50S ribosomal protein L32e, giving the protein MKALVAKRKEVAVNRPEFVRQESWRYVRIHPEWRKPKGVDSKMRRQDKGWPALVRVGYRGPVHARGLHPSGHFDVLVQRVSELDALVPGRDVARIGGTVGAKKREQILARATELGLRVVNPTGLRIIESKK; this is encoded by the coding sequence CTGAAGGCCCTGGTCGCGAAGAGGAAGGAAGTCGCGGTCAACAGGCCGGAGTTCGTCAGACAGGAGAGCTGGCGCTACGTCCGGATCCACCCCGAGTGGAGGAAGCCCAAGGGGGTCGACAGCAAGATGAGACGCCAGGACAAGGGCTGGCCCGCCCTGGTGAGGGTAGGGTACAGGGGCCCCGTCCACGCCCGGGGGCTCCATCCAAGCGGGCACTTCGACGTGCTCGTCCAGAGGGTGTCCGAACTCGACGCCCTGGTCCCAGGAAGGGACGTCGCCAGGATCGGGGGCACCGTCGGCGCGAAGAAGAGGGAGCAGATCCTTGCGAGGGCCACCGAGCTCGGGCTCAGGGTCGTGAATCCGACAGGGTTGAGGATAATTGAATCTAAGAAGTAA